In a genomic window of Sporosarcina trichiuri:
- a CDS encoding aminotransferase class I/II-fold pyridoxal phosphate-dependent enzyme, whose protein sequence is MTSVQETVKGRPCITQQDAPLLEALTAYARSGAVPFDVPGHKMGAQDTPFRQAIGEQALKLDVNSMPELDLLSHPKSVIRDAQQLAAEAFGADHAFFLVNGTTTGIHAMILAACKPGETLIVPRNAHKSVMDGIILSGAVPVFMQPEVDRHFGISHGVSVESVAAALAGNPEAAALLITYPTYFGSMTDLAAICRLAHAAGVAVLVDAAHGAHLRFVDGLMDPIEAGADLVTASMHKTGGSLTQSSLLLQQGARIPAERVQKVTGMLQSTSASYLLMSSLDAARRELALHGSGQFHRLQPIAEAAVNAIEAGGRYEVLGCADTESRFGQSHDWTKLVIRVNGLGLTGFEVYSLLKRRYGIQMELAEGYVVMAVLTAANTEASISRLVAALQEIEREDRTEYVLRSDWTVAETAPALAMSPRDAFYAQHETVHIKEAVGRISADTLMIYPPGIPLVIPGERITHDVMQQYSYYEQATGAVLSGAKTAGSVTVVKGGTEQ, encoded by the coding sequence ATGACATCCGTCCAAGAGACTGTCAAGGGACGGCCGTGTATCACGCAGCAGGACGCACCCTTGTTGGAGGCATTGACGGCGTATGCCCGCTCCGGTGCTGTGCCGTTTGACGTGCCCGGCCATAAGATGGGGGCGCAGGACACGCCGTTCCGGCAGGCGATCGGGGAACAGGCGCTGAAACTCGACGTCAACTCCATGCCGGAACTCGACTTGCTGAGCCATCCGAAATCTGTGATCCGGGACGCACAGCAGCTCGCGGCGGAGGCATTTGGTGCGGACCATGCATTCTTCCTCGTGAACGGTACGACAACGGGAATCCACGCAATGATCCTCGCTGCCTGTAAGCCGGGCGAGACGCTGATCGTTCCGCGCAACGCGCACAAATCCGTTATGGATGGCATCATCCTGAGCGGCGCTGTCCCTGTGTTCATGCAGCCGGAAGTGGACAGACACTTCGGCATTTCACATGGCGTTTCTGTTGAAAGTGTGGCCGCTGCGCTTGCCGGAAATCCGGAGGCGGCAGCACTGCTGATCACCTACCCGACGTACTTCGGCTCCATGACGGACTTGGCCGCGATCTGCCGGCTTGCCCATGCGGCAGGCGTTGCGGTGCTCGTCGACGCGGCACATGGAGCGCATCTGCGTTTCGTGGACGGTCTGATGGATCCGATCGAAGCAGGAGCCGATCTGGTGACTGCCAGCATGCACAAAACAGGCGGGTCGCTGACACAGAGCTCGCTGCTGCTGCAGCAGGGTGCGCGCATCCCGGCGGAGCGGGTGCAGAAAGTGACCGGCATGCTGCAGTCGACGAGTGCGAGCTATCTGCTCATGAGTTCACTTGACGCAGCCAGAAGGGAACTGGCGCTGCACGGCAGCGGACAATTCCACCGGCTTCAGCCGATTGCGGAAGCGGCAGTGAACGCGATCGAAGCGGGCGGCCGTTATGAAGTGCTCGGCTGCGCGGACACGGAAAGCCGGTTCGGCCAGTCCCACGACTGGACGAAGCTCGTCATCCGGGTGAACGGCCTCGGGCTTACCGGTTTTGAAGTTTACTCACTATTGAAACGACGGTACGGCATACAGATGGAGCTCGCGGAAGGCTATGTGGTCATGGCGGTCCTCACGGCTGCCAATACCGAGGCTTCCATCAGCCGTCTCGTCGCGGCGCTGCAGGAGATTGAACGCGAGGACCGGACGGAGTATGTGCTCCGCTCGGACTGGACGGTTGCAGAAACGGCACCGGCCCTTGCGATGTCCCCGCGGGATGCTTTCTACGCACAGCACGAAACAGTTCATATAAAGGAAGCGGTCGGCCGGATCAGTGCCGATACGCTGATGATCTACCCGCCGGGGATCCCATTGGTCATCCCGGGAGAACGGATCACACATGACGTGATGCAGCAGTACAGCTACTACGAACAAGCCACGGGTGCCGTATTATCCGGTGCGAAAACAGCCGGCAGCGTGACTGTCGTTAAAGGGGGAACCGAACAATGA
- the speD gene encoding adenosylmethionine decarboxylase, protein MSLELSALGRHVLIEYYGCPSEIIENNKVIEQFMKEAADYSGATIVESVFHHFNPYGVSGAVIIAESHLTIHTWPEYGFASVDVYTCGDSVSPWKAAEYLEQKLQATKTESFEVPRGMVEKIKQFAERDIEEVTVKPALAGVNG, encoded by the coding sequence ATGAGTTTGGAATTATCGGCGCTTGGCCGCCACGTATTGATCGAGTATTATGGATGCCCGAGTGAGATTATCGAGAATAACAAAGTGATTGAGCAGTTCATGAAGGAAGCGGCGGATTACTCCGGTGCGACAATCGTGGAGTCAGTGTTCCATCACTTCAATCCATACGGTGTCTCAGGCGCAGTCATCATCGCGGAATCCCACCTGACAATCCACACATGGCCGGAATACGGCTTTGCATCGGTTGATGTCTATACATGCGGCGACTCCGTGAGCCCGTGGAAAGCGGCGGAATACCTGGAACAGAAACTGCAGGCGACGAAGACGGAATCATTCGAAGTGCCGCGGGGGATGGTCGAGAAAATCAAGCAGTTCGCAGAGCGGGATATCGAGGAAGTCACTGTGAAGCCGGCGTTGGCGGGTGTCAACGGATGA
- the speE gene encoding polyamine aminopropyltransferase, translating into MNWYTEQWSDDCKFSIGYHKQLHSEKSPFQQIDFYEGDDFGTFFTLDGLMMVNEKDEFIYHDMIVHPAFATNPSIKNVLVIGGGDGGTAREVLRYPGVERVVLAEIDERVFRLCQEYLPVTAAGVEEDPRMELAFGDGLAYVQNAPDASFDLILVDSTDPVSVGEGLFTTAFYQECYRVLNDKGILINQHESPYFAEYADNMKKARRKIKDIFPVARVYQYHMPTYPSGHWLFGFASKALDPLKDAEKDAWNALGLKTKYYNTDLHSGAFALPSYVREALDHDE; encoded by the coding sequence ATGAACTGGTATACCGAGCAGTGGAGCGATGACTGCAAGTTCTCCATCGGCTACCACAAACAGCTGCACAGTGAAAAATCGCCGTTCCAGCAGATCGACTTCTATGAAGGGGACGATTTCGGCACCTTTTTCACACTAGACGGTCTCATGATGGTCAATGAAAAAGATGAATTCATCTATCACGATATGATCGTCCATCCGGCATTTGCGACAAATCCCTCCATTAAGAATGTCCTCGTCATCGGCGGCGGGGATGGCGGAACGGCACGTGAAGTGCTCCGCTACCCTGGGGTCGAACGGGTCGTACTTGCGGAAATCGATGAGCGCGTCTTCCGGCTCTGCCAAGAATACCTGCCCGTGACGGCTGCCGGTGTGGAGGAGGATCCGCGCATGGAACTCGCATTCGGCGACGGGCTCGCCTATGTCCAAAATGCGCCGGATGCGTCATTCGATCTTATCCTCGTCGACTCGACGGATCCCGTATCGGTCGGTGAAGGGCTTTTCACGACGGCGTTCTACCAGGAATGCTACCGGGTGCTGAACGACAAAGGGATCCTCATCAACCAGCATGAGTCCCCGTATTTCGCAGAGTACGCAGACAACATGAAGAAAGCCCGGAGGAAGATCAAAGACATCTTCCCGGTCGCCCGTGTCTATCAATACCATATGCCGACCTATCCATCTGGCCACTGGCTGTTCGGGTTCGCATCGAAAGCGCTCGATCCGCTGAAGGATGCGGAGAAAGACGCCTGGAACGCACTCGGACTGAAGACGAAGTATTACAATACGGACCTCCATTCCGGTGCGTTCGCCCTGCCGAGTTATGTGCGGGAGGCGCTCGACCATGACGAATAA
- the speB gene encoding agmatinase, translated as MTNKELCTNAFIGCETPYAEADVVLFGSPFDGTVSFRPGTRFAGQAIRPDSYGLETYSPYLDKDLDNVRVFDGGDLELPFGNTERVLKTIGEYSRDVLADGKKFLMIGGEHLVSLPAIRAAYERYPDLHVIHIDAHTDLRDDYMGEPLSHASVIRRCHDFLGDGRIFQFGIRSGMKSEFEWAKEHTHLEKFTLDTLAEMVDELRGKPVYVTIDLDVLDPGTFPGTGTPEPGGITFRELLTAIGELQGLSNIVAADVVELSPQYDPSGASTAAACKTIREMLLTLCD; from the coding sequence ATGACGAATAAAGAGCTGTGTACGAATGCCTTCATCGGCTGCGAGACGCCGTATGCCGAGGCGGACGTCGTACTGTTCGGTTCGCCATTCGACGGGACGGTCAGTTTCCGGCCGGGCACCCGGTTCGCCGGGCAGGCGATCCGTCCGGATTCCTACGGGCTCGAGACGTACTCGCCGTATTTGGATAAAGACCTCGACAATGTCCGTGTGTTCGACGGCGGTGATCTCGAGCTGCCGTTCGGCAACACGGAACGCGTACTCAAGACGATCGGAGAATACAGCCGCGACGTGCTCGCGGACGGCAAGAAGTTCCTGATGATCGGCGGCGAGCATCTCGTGAGCCTGCCGGCGATCCGGGCGGCGTATGAGCGGTACCCGGATCTGCACGTCATCCACATCGACGCGCATACCGACCTGCGGGATGACTACATGGGCGAACCGCTGTCGCACGCCTCTGTCATCCGCCGCTGCCATGATTTCCTCGGCGACGGCCGGATCTTCCAGTTCGGCATCCGGTCGGGCATGAAGAGCGAGTTCGAGTGGGCAAAGGAACACACCCATCTCGAGAAGTTCACGCTAGATACGCTTGCGGAGATGGTCGATGAACTGCGCGGCAAACCGGTCTATGTGACGATCGATCTCGACGTGCTCGACCCGGGCACCTTCCCGGGCACCGGAACGCCGGAACCCGGCGGCATCACATTCCGTGAGCTGCTGACGGCGATCGGCGAGCTGCAGGGCTTATCGAACATTGTCGCAGCAGACGTAGTCGAGCTGTCCCCGCAGTACGATCCGTCGGGGGCTTCGACGGCCGCTGCCTGTAAGACGATCCGCGAGATGCTCCTGACCTTATGTGACTGA